The Priestia koreensis genomic interval GATATTTTTTTGAATAGCAGTAGCCTGAACGGCTTCTATAGCCTTCATAATAATACCGCTTATATCGATGTGCTCCTTCTGCAACGTAAATTGTGGCGCCTCCACATCGTTCAGCCGGTCAAAGTCTTCAATCAGATGAATCAAACGATTGATTTCTTCTGTACAAGAACTGAGTCTTTCAGCAGTAGGCTCCCACACCCCATCTTCAAATGCCTCCATGTGACTTTTAAGAGTTGAAAGCGGCGTTCGCAGTTCATGCGCGATATCAGACGTCATTTGTTTCCTTACCGATTCTTGTGCTTGAAGCTGCTCTGCTAGTTGGTTGAGTGATTTCCCTAACTCACTGACTTCGTCATCCCCCCTCATTTCCGTTCGAACTTCCCAATTTCCACCCGCCATTTGTTCAGCCGCATATCTCATTCGAACGAGAGGAGTAGACATTTTTTTCGCGACAAAGTAGCTGACGATCATCACAAGCAGAAACACCCCGATGACTGTATAGAGAAGCGATGATAGCAGTGCTCTCTCTAAATGATGGCTAAGAGGATTCATTGCTTGACTGTGAGCGGATTCATTTTGAAACATAGCAAGGTGGTAATGAATCTCAATAGCAATAATTGCACTTGCAAGAAAAAGGATACAAAAAGCGCTTATGACAAAATATTTTGTAATACGTAGGTGCAGGCCGCTCAACCTACCTTTCCTCCAGAAAATCGATAGCCCAT includes:
- a CDS encoding sensor histidine kinase produces the protein MSGLHLRITKYFVISAFCILFLASAIIAIEIHYHLAMFQNESAHSQAMNPLSHHLERALLSSLLYTVIGVFLLVMIVSYFVAKKMSTPLVRMRYAAEQMAGGNWEVRTEMRGDDEVSELGKSLNQLAEQLQAQESVRKQMTSDIAHELRTPLSTLKSHMEAFEDGVWEPTAERLSSCTEEINRLIHLIEDFDRLNDVEAPQFTLQKEHIDISGIIMKAIEAVQATAIQKNIKIQTKLHPFFLAADRERMIQVLLNILTNSLAYTPRGGQIEVAVEEKSGYALLSIRDNGEGMSKEGVQRAFERLYRDDPSRNRRSGGSGLGLSIVKRLVEAHSGEVWIESSKGEGTAVFITLPLGKG